A stretch of the Xiphophorus couchianus chromosome 15, X_couchianus-1.0, whole genome shotgun sequence genome encodes the following:
- the smpdl3a gene encoding cyclic GMP-AMP phosphodiesterase SMPDL3A, protein MAQVVRFFLLLLFAAAPCSAAPTGSSYLSGTGRFWHITDLHLDPSYHLAQDPTKVCFSSKGAPATQAGLYGDFLCDSPYSLIQSAFANMAPLTQPEDFIIWTGDSPPHVPPDELSTDLVIQVISNMTQTITQHFPNLTVFPALGNHDYWPQDQMPDSTNDIYKAAAALWKRWLEPEALTTLSQGGFYSQLVKPGLRLLSLNTILYYGPDEVTINMTDPAGQFEWLENTLEKSAQSKEKVYVIAHVPVGYLPFVGNTTAIRGSHNERLVAIFRKYSHVVAGQFYGHTHRDSIMVLLDEQGNPVNSLFVSPAVTPIKSFWEPYSNNPGFRMYLYNNKDYNVMDIWQYYLNLTEANEKQRSDWRLEYIMTKAFGLSDLQPKSLLQLGLSFMLPQSKAFDKYFTHFMVDYSNSIVCDGSCKVRQVCAVLYLDQQSYSKCAASADW, encoded by the exons ATGGCTCAGGTTGTTCgtttctttctgctgctgctcttcgCAGCGGCTCCGTGCTCTGCTGCTCCGACCGGAAGCAGCTACCTGTCAGGAACAG GCAGGTTCTGGCACATCACGGACCTCCACCTGGACCCCAGCTACCACCTGGCCCAGGACCCCACCAAGGTTTGCTTCTCCTCCAAAGGAGCCCCCGCCACCCAGGCCGGTCTGTACGGAGACTTCCTGTGCGATTCCCCCTACAGCCTGATCCAGTCGGCCTTCGCCAACATGGCGCCTCTCACACAGCCGGAGGACTTCATCATCTGGACCGG GGACAGTCCGCCTCATGTCCCTCCAGATGAACTGTCTACTGACTTGGTGATCCAGGTGATCAGTAACATGACGCAGACCATCACTCAGCATTTCCCCAACCTGACTGTCTTCCCTGCACTGGGAAACCACGACTACTGGCCACAG GACCAGATGCCAGACTCGACTAACGACATCTacaaagcagctgctgctctgtggaAACGCTGGCTGGAACCTGAAGCTCTCACCACTCTCTCACAAG GTGGTTTCTACTCCCAGCTGGTAAAACCGGGCCTGCGCCTGCTGAGCCTCAACACCATCCTGTACTACGGACCTGATGAAGTCACCATCAACATGACCGACCCAGCCGGGCAGTTTGAGTGGCTGGAGAATACTCTGGAGAAATCTGCTCAGagcaaagaaaag GTGTACGTCATCGCCCACGTCCCGGTGGGATACCTGCCCTTCGTCGGGAACACCACCGCCATCAGAGGGAGCCACAATGAGAGGCTGGTGGCCATCTTCAGGAAGTACAGCCATGTTGTTGCAGGGCAGTTTTATGGCCACACCCACAGAGACAGCATCATGGTGCTGCTGGATGAACAAG gaaatCCTGTGAATTCTCTGTTTGTGTCGCCGGCTGTTACACCCATCAAAAGCTTTTGGGAGCCGTATTCCAACAACCCAGGTTTCCGCATGTATCTGTACAACAATAAGGACTACAATGTCATG GATATCTGGCAGTACTATCTGAATCTGACGGAAGCCAATGAGAAACAAAGGTCCGACTGGAGGCTGGAATACATCATGACCAAGGCTTTTGGACTGAGCGACCTGCAGCCGAAAAGCCTGCTTCAGCTGGGCCTGAGCTTCATGCTGCCGCAGAGCAAAGCCTTCGATAAATACTTCACCCACTTCATGGTCGACTACAGCAACAGCATCGTCTGTGATGGAAGCTGCAAGGTCCGCCAGGTGTGTGCCGTTCTCTACCTGGACCAGCAGTCGTACTCCAAATGTGCTGCCAGTGCAGACTGGTAG
- the LOC114158135 gene encoding fatty acid-binding protein, brain: MVDAFCATWKLVESENFDEYMKALGVGFATRQVGNVTKPTVIISQEGDKVMIRTQSTFKNTEISFTLGEEFDETTADDRNCKSTVTLDGDKLVHVQKWDGKETKFVREIKDGKMIMNLTFEDIHAVRTYEKA, encoded by the exons ATGGTCGACGCCTTCTGTGCCACCTGGAAACTGGTCGAGAGCGAGAACTTTGATGAGTACATGAAAGCACTTG GTGTGGGCTTTGCCACCAGGCAGGTTGGTAACGTGACCAAGCCGACCGTCATCATCAGCCAGGAGGGAGACAAGGTGATGATCCGCACCCAGAGCACCTTCAAAAACACCGAGATCAGCTTCACGCTGGGGGAGGAGTTCGACGAAACCACCGCCGACGACAGAAACTGCAAA TCCACAGTGACTCTGGATGGGGACAAACTGGTCCACGTCCAGAAGTGGGATGGCAAAGAGACCAAGTTCGTCAGAGAGATCAAAGATGGCAAAATGATCATG AATTTGACCTTTGAAGACATCCATGCGGTGCGCACCTATGAGAAGGCATGA